The sequence CTTGTGAGAAAATGCTAATCGATAGGCGATGAGAGCCAATGACTATTCTACGACTACCAAGGAACTTTACAAAGGAATTTcgaatgtatgcgtgtcGAACCCAATTGAAAGAATCGATATGTGTCTTGGCATACGGTCCGGTACATCAATCGTGATGGGCACGATTTGGGTCTGTGGCAATTTCGCTGGCCTATGAGAACGAGGTGGGATTTATTTATtatatcacgtgactctCCGGACATCGGTCCGGAATATTTTGAAATGTACGGCCATATTTCAATCTGACTGACCAGCTACGCGAACCACTTGGTTACCCAGTTTGTCGAATTTGTGGAATTGTCGATATCTCTGTGTCTTCTCGACGGTGTTATTGACTAATAAAAGGCCTACCACTTGCAAGATAAAAGCCGGCACTCGGTCCGAGCGTTCTTAACCCATGTCATAGCTCCTCGATGAGCATCTCGAACTTCTGGCCCCGCTTGCGCGCTCTCGCGTATAAGAATGGTTGTAAGTCGCTTACCCCACATCCCCACATTCACGGTTTTAAATCCAGGTCTTCCACTCTCCCTGGATCGACTCGGTTTGACTCCAACCATGTCGTTCTCTGTGGAAAAAGATGTCAAACTCCCGACGCAGCACAACGAAAGTATCGACGATGCTGTCGCCGAAGTAATGCGCGATCAGGAAACTGGGGAAATCTCAGAGGCCGCCGTTCGTGCGGAAGGCGAGGAGAAGGTTACATTTTTTGTGTGGATTCTGGTCCTTGCCAGTAGTATTTCCGGTCTCCTATTCGGTAAGTCGATTTGCCACTTAGTGCCACAGCTACTTACATTAGTTATATAGGATATGATACTGGTGTCATTAGCGGGACTTTGGTTACCATCGGATCCGACCTTGGCCCGGCACAATTATCGAACACACAGAAGGAATTAATTACATCGGCGACAACTCTCGGTGCACTCATCGGAGGTCTGGCTGCCGGTATGATTTCGGACTTTGTGGGTCGCAAGCCTGTCCTTGCTGGTGCAAACGTAAGTCTACCCTAACCCCGAGAAAAAATATATCATATAATTTTGTTGCGAGAAACCAGGTTGTCTTTATTGGTGGTGCGATTGCCCAGGCAGTGTGTCACACGGTTGCTGCTATGATTGGCGGTCGGTTTCTCATCGGCGAGTTACTTGGCTTGTATAATAAGACAATTAATTAAACCCACGAGATAGGTATTGGCGTCGGTCTGGCAGCATGTATGGCACCCCTCTTCATCGCCGAACTCAGTCCGACAAAGCTACGTGGCCGGTTGGTAACTGTCAACGTGGTTTTCATTACTGGTACGCTCATCGAGCCTCTCTTGATAATATCATCTGACTTCTTCCAAAAAAGGTGGTCAGGTTATATCCTATGGCATTGGTGCTGCTTTCGAGTCTTCCCCGGGTGGATGGCGTTGGATGGTTGGTCTTGGTGCAGTCCCAGCTGCATTGCAGCTTGTCATGCTACCCTTCATGCCCGAATCTCGTAAGCTCATGTGGTTATTCAGTAATACAGCAATTTCTGATATTCCCTAGCTCGCATTCTTGTTCGTCGCGGTGACCTTGAGCAGGCTCAGAAGAATATGGCTAAAATTTATGCCCACGCCACCCCCCAACAACTTACGCAAAAGGTCGAGGGTTTTCAACTATCAAGCTCAGCCATAACACTAAACATGATTATAGGTTAAGCTTTTGCGTGCTTCCGTTCAAGAAAGTATCGACATCCAAGACAATACCACGTTCTTCCAGCGGTTCAAGAGCATCCTTACCGTTCCCGTTAACCGCCGAGCCCTTATTGTTGCGTGTGGGCTTCAAGGTTTCCAACAGCTATGCGGCTTTAACACCCTCATATACTATTCTGCTACCCTCTTCAAGAGCATTGGATTTGACAAGCCCACTGCTGTTGGTTTGATCATTGCTGCGACAAACTTTATCTTTACCCTCGTGGCCCTAAAATACATTGACATCATCGGTCGCCGTAAGATCATGTTATTCACGCCTCCGGGTATGATTTTTGGGCTTGTGCTTGCCTCTATATCCTTTTATTGTGAGTTCTAGACTATGACGAATGATAGCTATGCTGAGCGTTTTACCTAGATCTCACCAAGAGCACTGGTGGGGTTCTTGTCGACGGGGCGAAGTATCCGAAGTCATGGAGCGGGCTTGTACTTTTCTCGATGGTCTTTTATGTGGCTTCTTACGCAACCGGTCTGGGCAATGTCCCGTGGCAGGCAAGTGGTATGATTTCTTTGATTTGAGGGTGAGCATTAACGCCTATTTCGTCCGATAGCAAAGTGAACTCTTTGCTCTTGATGTCCGTGGTATCGGAGCCTCGATCGCAACAAGTGCA comes from Rhizoctonia solani chromosome 4, complete sequence and encodes:
- a CDS encoding Sugar (and other) transporter, giving the protein MSFSVEKDVKLPTQHNESIDDAVAEVMRDQETGEISEAAVRAEGEEKVTFFVWILVLASSISGLLFGYDTGVISGTLVTIGSDLGPAQLSNTQKELITSATTLGALIGGLAAGMISDFVGRKPVLAGANVVFIGGAIAQAVCHTVAAMIGGIGVGLAACMAPLFIAELSPTKLRGRLVTVNVVFITGGQVISYGIGAAFESSPGGWRWMVGLGAVPAALQLVMLPFMPESPRILVRRGDLEQAQKNMAKIYAHATPQQLTQKVKLLRASVQESIDIQDNTTFFQRFKSILTVPVNRRALIVACGLQGFQQLCGFNTLIYYSATLFKSIGFDKPTAVGLIIAATNFIFTLVALKYIDIIGRRKIMLFTPPGMIFGLVLASISFYYLTKSTGGVLVDGAKYPKSWSGLVLFSMVFYVASYATGLGNVPWQASGATYLSLMHAITPSGAFGFYAGLCLLGWLFCIFCYPETAGLSLEEVKLIFREDFGIKASERLRATKRGLREREHEPGSP